The Aedes aegypti strain LVP_AGWG chromosome 1, AaegL5.0 Primary Assembly, whole genome shotgun sequence sequence AGGTTTCGGTCCATGCAACGTGGTCCTGATCTTGGTGTCGGGAACCGTCCTCGCCTCTTTTCTGTTGGAAATCCTCGGCGTTAGCTACATCATCCCGGTTATCGGGCAGGACTTGGATGTGACCACCAAGGAGAAAGGCGTCCTCAGTGCGGTTGGTTTCGCGGGGGTCATCGTCAGTTCGCATCTGTGGGGTTTTCTGGCGGATACGCATGGTCGACGCAAGATCATTATCCCGGCGTTGCTTATCTCGTTCGTTATCAGCGTGATATCGAGCTTTACGGCGAACTTCTGGGTCATCGTTTTCCTGCGATTCATGGTTGGATTTTTGTAAGTGGATATACTTTCCTAGATAAGCCATTGTTAAACCGAACTTCATATACCAGCGTTTCCGGACCATCTTCAGCCACTTACGCCTACCTGGGCGAGTTTCACAACCGCAAAAATGCATCCCGAGCTATCATGGGAGCTTCCGTTGTATTCGGAACAGGAGGCATTCTATTGCCGGGACTGGCCTACATCGTGATCAATCAGGGTTGGCAGCTACCCATCCCTCTACTGGGCATTATCTACCGACCATGGCGACTGTATTTCATCGTGTGCAGTCTACCAGGCTTGATAAGTGCCATGATTCTGCTCAGATTTCCAGAAAGCCCTAAGTTCACCTTCAGCCAAGGTAACACAAGACAAGCGATTGAGGCCATTCAATGGGTTCACCGATTCAACGCCTGCTGTAGAAGCAAGACCCCACTTCACATCGAATCCATCGAGGAAGACGAAGAAGATCGACTGGAACGTGAGAAGCGAGCTGTCCTAAGGAACACCAAAGGCTGTCTAGCCCTCATGAAGTTGGTGTGGAACCAGACGGCTCCGCTGTTCATGAGTCCTCATCTACGGAAGACGGCAATCGTGTGTATCCTTCAGTTCGGCACTTACCTGGCGGCGCACGGAATGTTCATGTTCTTCCCGGAGATCGTCAATCAGTTGGTGCTGGTGAGGGAAACCGGAGTTGGGGCGGCCACCATGTGCCAGATCCTGGAGCAGTACGGGAACTTCAGTGCCGTCGAAGAGGTCGGCGAAGGTAGCCAAATGATGGCACCGGCTGCCTTTCAGCTGTCTTTCATTTTGGAGTTGATCTACGCCGTGGGGTTTGCGGTTATCGGGGTTACTATCAACGCGGTAGGACGATTGCCGCTTTTGGTTTTCATTTTTGAGACCTGCGGAGTTGCGGGATTGTTGTTGTTCGTCGTAAAAGTACCAACAGCGGTCATTTGGCTGTATATTGTGTTTTTGTGCAGTGGTTATACGGCAGTTATGGTCAATGCGATCATCGTGGATCTATATCCAACGAGTTTGAGGTAAGTCGTAGAGTTGAAGTATTGTGTTATCATAAATTGACAAGCCTGTTCATTTATTCTAGGGCAATGGCCGTTTGCATAGCGCTGATGGTCGGTCGCTTGGGAAGCGTGGTTGGATCCAATATGCTAGGGATCCTGCTGGAGGAATACTGCGAGCTGACATTCGGCATTGCTTCGGTACTGTTGATCATCTGCGGAGTGTTGGCCTTCTTCATTCCGAACATCAGCCAACGAGTGCTATCCAAGACGCCGTCCGATGGAGACGATTCATAATCTCAAACTTATATATTTCATAAAGATGTTTTTTGGTAAACAGATAGTTGTGCGCCAATCCTTTCTTGATTGAATATCAGCGACCTTATTCTTGCTAGCCACCTTATTGCTCTTGATTCAAATCTAACGCTATTCGGAtgtttggggcccagatagccgtagcggtaaacgcgcagctattcagcatgaccatgctgagggtcgtgggttcgaatcccactggtcgaggatcttttcgtaaaggaaattttctcgattcccagggcatagaagtatcttcgtacctgccacacgatatacacatgcaaaaatggtcaatcggcaaagaaagctctcagttaataactgtggaagtgctcataagaacactaatctgagaagcaggctttgtcccagttgggacgtaacgccagaaagaagaagaagctattCGGATGTTCAATGTAGTACCTCTTCCACCTTTCGGTAACCAGAAGTCCATCAGAGAAAGTTGTTTCAGTTTTATTCCTACAAGTTGTGACTTGAAGCACTACAATTTTGCGAAATGTATCCACTAGTTGCCCTTCCGGATGCCCAGTCTGCTTTGGAATTTCCAACGATACTAATTTCTTAGTTATCGTTACTTCTAACTAACTGAGAACGTGCCTCGGCTCAGTTAGTGATTGAAACGACTCAGAATGCTCAAGTGTCCAACGGCTATTTGGTACAGGAACTTATTCATCCACCATGTTATGGAGCTAAAACCTTTCTGTCgtataatgcagcccacagacgctcagacggtttgaccaacattgactccgcccccaagttagtcaaaccgacttatgttgatacaaccgtttgaccaactatcaaggttggttgcagcaacacgatatttcttcgcatgtttttacacacctaaattattttacggatttctgtgaaatctcaacagctgaacaattcggtgaaataaattaacggagtacggtaaatttttacagtattcggtaaaaaatcaccgtaatccgtaaaattctgatgaaatacgGAGTTTTATCTCACCGaattgttcagctgttgagattacggtgaaattcaccgtagtgCGTTTAGTATGTAGACTTGCCGAgagtctagtgaatatgtgattgttattttttcgaatgctgTGGCTGTGGGGGAGAATCTTTTCGCGATTTTCTGGCAATAATCGCAGTAAGGAAGAGAAGAACTAACTAAGAACTAAGTACcagaagaaataaatatttaagaggaattccagttataattcgtacgaaatattccgacaaaactcagaaatcatgacgggtctctttcgggaaatattctgagcagtcattgatatgggaatggccatgggatttttttttcaaacattctatccagaTCTTTTAgtcgtttcctctagttattctactttgaagttttaaaacttctaattgaactttaatacTTCCCTTTTTGCAAAagaataaaatactaaaatcactagtaaggcgagccaatacctttaaactctaatatgtgttgcttatcttgacagataggcctatttcgtctgcgacttacagacttcttcagtgccGAGcacttttagtattttattttttgcaaaaagtgaagtgttaaagttcaatcaGTAGTTTTAAACacactctaataatccctcctttaaatttaatattaaaaaagtgTAGTTTAAAGTTTTTCTAGGAATCCATAAGCTAtactaaggattccatcaaaagctcttactgggattctaccacgaattttatcaataattcctttagaaatttatccacaggttcagccagaaattcctccggggaacatttTTCAGGTATACCTTcaggtggaatttttccaaggattcctttagaggttcctctacaaattattgtggattccaccaaaaaatcctccaaagattcatttaagaattcctccagcggaacttcaagcatttcaatacagatactacccacaatttatccaaggattcatcaagttcctccaaggattccaccaaaaatttctccaaaaatttcaccagaaattgaAGGCTTTCTGGTGaaagatttcaagagaaatactgcaaaaaaaaaacaatcatcaaaacttgatcaacaggaattcctttagagattccacttgtaattttttgagaggATCCCCCAGGTTATCCTTCGGTATTCCTCtagagaatcttcaataaattcttttataaactccaccagtgtttcctccaaagattcttccttgtatctctgaagggaccctacgaggcattcgtcctgggatttctgcaggaattacttcaacaatctaatataaatttctcctaggattcttaaaagaatttatccatcaattccatccagtatttcttgaaggattttttccaaggaatctaccaggaattaccttagagaatctttcagaaactcattcagggatttctttaaaagtttaaatatattaaggaatctctccaggaaactctctaggaatttatctattgatttctttggtgatacctccaagaatttctaaaaagtatatctccatggattttttttcagaaatgaaaaaaaatctttaagatcTACTTTAAATACCAGTtaactccctggaggaatttatgataatcctgaagcacaatcctagtaacacatttaaagtattttatggttgaactactggcgaaactctggtagatttttctgATGGTAATTCTAACGAAACTCTGGTGATGTTCCCAGTGATGacgctagaagaactccttgcgaaattccttgaaaatttctcCCGCGAAAAATTACAGGTGATTCAATTAGGGAAAATACAGTTGAactatctgaaggaattactagtggaatctttataggaaattgTGGTCAAATCGCATAGGAAATTTGTTATTGGATAATTGGAGTTCATCTTGGTGGCATCCACAAAGGAACCTcccagaggaatccctgaaggagttcctgttttatattccaggaggaattcctgatagagtcACTGGATGATATACAGGTAGATTCCCAAATTACAGGTAAaactattataataaatttctgataaTATCGCTGGAGGGTTcctgaaaacccccaagaatccctggagttattccacgagaaatttcttgaaaaatccggaggaatcccttgaggatttcCGGGATTGATACCTTAAGGAAATGCGGGAGGAGCCCCATGATGAATTCCGCgagaaatcctttgaaaaattccggAAGTAATCTGTTGAGTAATGCCGGGGaacttataagaaatttctgataaaatccctggagaaaattctgataATCTTCGAGAATCGTTGGAGATTTTgcaagaggaattccttgaggattgattccttaagaaatttcggGAGGTATCCCTTGActaattccgggaggaatcccttaaggaattccaggaggactatcttgaagagttcttggatgaatctcttGAAGTATTCTCTAGAAGTTTGGGTAGTATGTCCTAATAAATTCCGAaaagaattcataataaattaacccagaataaccctaaagagattcctgaaggaaccttaagaagaattcctgatagaatccctgacagaacttctgatggaatcccaggaggatttataataaagtcttagaagtttttctaatggaatccgtgaacgaacttccgatggaatctctGCAGAAATTCCCAATGGAATCTATTGATGAACTCCTTCAGatggaatccatggaaaaacttgtattaattcctgatagaatcattagagaaactcttgatagaattcctgtagaaattccagttggaatctctgaaggaactcctaatggaaaccctagaggaactcctgataaagtccttagaagaaaaaaaaaaaaagctggtAACGTAGTCCTATTCACAGCCACAACTTTTTACTTCACGGGAATCGTCATTGTCACTTGTTACAAATATTCCAAGATAtacaacaacttcaaacacatttcCATCATACACTACCTCAACACCTACACCACAAAGTCTACCTCtgtctctacctgcaaccatgtacttagTTTTGGTAGATTTAATGGTCAGGCTCCCTCTTCAGAGGTACAAaggcctcctccactgacctgcaatcgattccaataaggtcgatatcgtccccaaagccaaggagcatgtacgaccgtgtgatgatagtgtttttttttcacaccaGACCTTCTAATAGCAAAAGTGCAATGtttaacagtaaattcgaaagtgcatcTCTTTGCTTCAATCCGTGtaacgtcacaaacgaggttAACACCTCGTCTGCGGTTCGagcacttgatttcgaaccatccagcgtagcctaattagtttcgccggaaaaccatgttcagacattatctgtcaCAGCTTATTTATTTTCACTGATTCGTACGCTGCCTTGGAattaataaacagatggtgagtctacgagttatactcccggaatgtATCTAGAATCATTCGCAAGATAAACGTCTGATCGATGAAGTACTCCTCGAATTCAGCAGAGTAATCAGTCTGTGATACTTACTCTGtgtcctttcttgtagatggggcgtATGAGGGCATTCAACCAAGCGGTGGGCATTTCTTCATCCTCTCATACCTTCACTAGTACTCGGTGGCTCAACGAAGGTATCACATCGTACATCCGGAATCTACTGCTCAGCTTGAACATCAGATCATTCTGCAGCGTTTCATCGTCGCAGATATCGACTGGGCTGATATCGACTGAAAGTCTTTGCAAAAAAAGTGTCCagaaaaaaaagacaaaacagGAATCAAAAAGAGACCGAACTGAATTTATGAAAACGCGAAGAAACTTAACAGGAGCCAGGAAATAAGAGTTTGATTGACCGGACATTTCTATAAGAATATTTCTCAGACTTTTTTGTGAATTCCTCATAACATGGACTCGTTTTACTGTATGCATTTTCtataattttctccaggaattttataaGATTTATTTCCGGTGTTCACCCGAGGTATCCTTCTGATATTACTCCGAATATTTCTTTACGAGTTTCATTCAGTAATTTTTcactaatttaaaaattgctcaaaatattTCGCATTAGATCCTGCGAGGAATTCAAACTGAAATTGATCTAAGCATAACCACAGCAATTACCTCAGAGATTTCATCGGGAATTGCTCCAATAACTCTTtagaattgtttcaaaaagatCCTAAGCTTTCCAGAAGTTTATCCAGCGAATCTCCAATCGATTACATTGGAAATTAATCCGAGATTCTCGTttagaaaatcttcaaaaattgaaccagtaatttctccagatatgcAACCAGGATTTCTtgagattttctaaaaaaatgttgttgagatttttttttaatattgaacaggtactccaaagatttctcgtAACATATCTTCAGGAACCcctattttttcaggaattattccagggataGCTGCGGTGAATTGTCaagggagtttttttttcataaaaatgacgAAAATACTGTGGAAATTTCTGACGAACTCTTGGATCTCTGAGAGAACTTCTAGACTCTAGAGAATGTTAattatccaaaaataataaaccaAAACCCTGTATAATACTCCACtgcattttttgaaggaataactgaaaaaaatattgtagtcAGTGGAAAGAAAACACTTGCGTAGTGGTCAAAGTCAGAACAAGGAATCAAAACTAATTACTTACATTTATCCAGGAGAACATCGGATGTTTACCATTTTAATAGCAAATGCAATGTCCGGTTTTTGGGCGACAATACTggagctggagttttcggccctggtatcagcaag is a genomic window containing:
- the LOC5576526 gene encoding putative transporter SVOPL; the encoded protein is MEVVERKGSVTKSKGVSMDEALALAGFGPCNVVLILVSGTVLASFLLEILGVSYIIPVIGQDLDVTTKEKGVLSAVGFAGVIVSSHLWGFLADTHGRRKIIIPALLISFVISVISSFTANFWVIVFLRFMVGFFVSGPSSATYAYLGEFHNRKNASRAIMGASVVFGTGGILLPGLAYIVINQGWQLPIPLLGIIYRPWRLYFIVCSLPGLISAMILLRFPESPKFTFSQGNTRQAIEAIQWVHRFNACCRSKTPLHIESIEEDEEDRLEREKRAVLRNTKGCLALMKLVWNQTAPLFMSPHLRKTAIVCILQFGTYLAAHGMFMFFPEIVNQLVLVRETGVGAATMCQILEQYGNFSAVEEVGEGSQMMAPAAFQLSFILELIYAVGFAVIGVTINAVGRLPLLVFIFETCGVAGLLLFVVKVPTAVIWLYIVFLCSGYTAVMVNAIIVDLYPTSLRAMAVCIALMVGRLGSVVGSNMLGILLEEYCELTFGIASVLLIICGVLAFFIPNISQRVLSKTPSDGDDS